The following proteins come from a genomic window of Nothobranchius furzeri strain GRZ-AD chromosome 1, NfurGRZ-RIMD1, whole genome shotgun sequence:
- the fgfrl1a gene encoding fibroblast growth factor receptor-like 1a isoform X1: MLELKQQEFSQKESKFIKLYETWKEQVKATRSKLKEECSDQELADMMDTVEGLESQVKNTYEDIRSQAAPSTETRRKIDSCTAVTADLMRILKVRMSEVGIEEFDAKAENARLHMVLDREYAQSIFGTTISRPSVRSHRSSCLSEQQSINVKKAECAAQLAAKQAEIEMEEAIATQRQELKRLENQRDLQVITAKLKAYSQADSSEVCGEVKSAHSEVVSCPPLAPEEIVPEQTYKNNNNEQPNNNNESLLMQALHDTMVLTRLPAPEPPVFSGDPLKFLEWSTSFKALIERRCTNPADRLFYLRKYISGEAQSVLEGSFYRKDDQAYDQAWEALNARYGHPFVIQCAFREKLNNWPKIGSRESLKLRQFSDFLTACSNAMPYIKELQVLNDCEENQKLLRKLPDWVTSRWNRHVTVQLRQTEEYPSFKQFADFVTQEAEVACNPITSFNALKHTETRDIKHPKANAYITSVEASDRTTTGYSKVENNSNEGDIERKAHALPSNSVTCICCGESHSIHKCQTFAKMYVENKRKFILENNLCFGCLRRGHNSKDCKRKATCGICKKHHPTALHEDRPTTAVNTSSHRMQAEENISALSCCMDKGDGGSTSMIVPVWVSSTTTPKRETLVYALLDTQSSNTFVDQEVCEEMGMSLEPVKLKLTTMIGRDSIVQSKRVSGIRVRGFYSKGFINLPLAYTRDFIPLERSHIPTSETAKRWKHLIRIAQEMPELMDCKVGLLIGYDCSRALAPRQVIAGGDEEPYAIKTDLGWSIVGSSQKMATSTEVTGLCHRSSVKELPPLTPATIIRVLESDFKDTAPGEKSISQDDIQFMHLLNEEIHQNADGHLEMPLPFKARPQLPENKRLALVRLKHLKGKFEKNPKFKDDYVRFMNNVFKEGDAERAEDDPREGNTWYIPHQGIYHPRKPEQIRVVFDCSAKYSGTALNDHLLTGPDLINSLTGVLCRFRQHPIAIICDVEKMFHRFHVNREDRNYLRFLWWENGETNTEPKEFRMKVHLFGAASSPGCANYAMKYLASQNEREHPTAANFIRSSFYVDDGLVSVKTVNAAIELVRDVRKVCAKARLRLHKFISNNREVLESIPDSERASGAQDVDISHHELPVQTMLGVRWSVSSDTFSFKVALEEKPLSRRGILSIIASVFDPLGFLAPFLLIGKKILQEMCLKNIGWDEPLPSELKPQWESWVTDLKNLQQLQIPRCFIPENLGKVQRIELHHFSDASNRGYGQCSYVRVMSEDKVHCSLVIGKARVAPTRVVTIPRLELTAAVVSAAVSRMLKEELELKIDQEYFWSDSRVVLGYINNEARRFHVFVANRVQRIREATDPAQWHYVDTNQNPADHASRGLTVAELISSNWFTGPHFLWERGFVTPDSTPDLLVGDPEVKTTQILRTKVVEDRNFLERLKRFSKWHTAVNVVARIQQLAKRANATKGINVEDRRKASHVLIKLAQEDAFKEEIQTLSHGKLPQSHPLYQLDPILQDGVLRVGGRLRKASLPLDLRHPIILPKHGIITHLILDQCHEKTQHQGRGQTLNELRANGFWVIGGSKVVANHIKQCVTCRRVRRPTETQRMADLPAARVEPSPPFSYCGMDCFGPFHTKQNRKDFKRYGLLFSCLSSRSIHIEMLEDLTTDAFINALRCFIAIRGAIRQIRSDQGTNFVGAKNELTEALREVDKDRLSAYLARKQCDFVMNVPDASHMGGVWERQIRTVRGVLTKVLSQSAGRLDDASLRTFFYEAMSIVNSRPLTTDSISDPKGLEPLTPNHLLTMKTSVPLPPPGKFVPEDLYARKRWRRVQYLAEQFWSRWRNEYLSNITLRQRWHSPRRNVRIDDIVIVKEEGIPRSEWKLGRVLDVCKDEEGLVRKARIQLGNRKLSKEGERLNKPSTLERPIHKLVVLIESN; the protein is encoded by the coding sequence ATGTTAGAACTTAAGCAACAAGAGTTTTCTCAGAAGGAGAGTAAATTTATCAAACTATATGAAACCTGGAAAGAACAAGTTAAAGCTACACGTTCCAAACTTAAAGAAGAGTGCTCTGACCAGGAATTAGCTGACATGATGGATACTGTCGAAGGGCTGGAGTCACAAGTGAAAAATACATATGAAGATATAAGATCGCAGGCAGCCCCTTCTACTGAGACTAGAAGAAAAATTGATTCCTGCACAGCAGTAACAGCGGACTTGATGAGAATACTTAAAGTACGTATGAGCGAAGTGGGGATAGAAGAGTTTGATGCTAAGGCAGAAAATGCAAGACTTCACATGGTGCTAGACAGAGAATATGCTCAGTCAATATTTGGGACTACAATCTCCCGACCTTCAGTACGTAGCCACCGCTCAAGCTGTTTATCGGAGCAGCAAAGCATCAATGTAAAAAAGGCAGAGTGTGCTGCACAGCTTGCTGCGAAGCAGGCCGAGATAGAAATGGAGGAGGCTATTGCTACACAAAGGCAAGAGCTTAAAAGACTAGAAAATCAGCGAGATCTTCAGGTAATAACTGCAAAGCTAAAAGCTTATTCTCAAGCAGATTCAAGTGAAGTCTGTGGAGAAGTCAAAAGTGCACACAGTGAGGTAGTCAGTTGTCCTCCGTTAGCTCCTGAAGAAATCGTACCAGAGCAAACCTAcaagaataataacaatgaacAACCAAACAATAACAATGAGTCATTGTTAATGCAAGCATTGCATGACACAATGGTCCTCACCAGACTTCCTGCACCTGAACCCCCAGTCTTCTCAGGGGACCCACTTAAGTTCTTAGAGTGGAGCACTAGTTTCAAAGCTTTGATAGAACGGCGATGCACAAATCCAGCCGACAGGTTGTTCTACCTACGCAAATACATCAGTGGAGAAGCACAGTCTGTATTGGAGGGAAGCTTTTACAGAAAAGATGACCAAGCATATGACCAAGCTTGGGAAGCTTTGAATGCTCGGTATGGTCACCCCTTTGTAATTCAGTGTGCATTTAGGGAAAAACTGAACAACTGGCCAAAGATTGGTTCAAGAGAGTCACTTAAACTGAGACAATTCAGTGATTTTCTGACAGCCTGCAGCAATGCTATGCCATACATCAAAGAACTGCAGGTGTTAAATGACTGTGAAGAGAATCAAAAATTGCTCCGAAAACTTCCTGACTGGGTGACTTCTCGCTGGAATCGTCATGTCACGGTGCAGTTACGGCAAACAGAAGAATATCCAAGCTTCAAACAATTTGCTGACTTTGTTACACAAGAAGCGGAAGTTGCATGCAATCCCATAACATCATTTAATGCCTTGAAACACACTGAAACTAGAGACATAAAGCATCCAAAGGCTAATGCATACATCACAAGTGTGGAAGCATCAGACCGAACAACAACAGGATACAGCAAAGTGGAGAACAATTCAAATGAGGGTGATATAGAAAGAAAAGCACATGCATTGCCGTCAAACTCAGTCACATGTATTTGCTGTGGAGAAAGCCATTCTATTCACAAATGCCAGACCTTTGCTAAAATGTATGTGGAAAACAAGAGAAAGTTCATACTTGAAAATAACCTGTGTTTTGGCTGTCTCAGAAGAGGACACAATTCCAAAGACTGTAAGCGCAAGGCGACTTGTGGGATttgtaaaaaacatcatccaacaGCTCTTCATGAAGACCGTCCAACAACTGCAGTGAACACGTCATCACATAGAATGCAGGCAGAAGAAAACATATCTGCACTTTCTTGCTGCATGGACAAAGGAGATGGTGGGAGCACATCCATGATAGTCCCTGTGTGGGTTTCTTCAACCACCACTCCAAAGAGAGAGACCTTAGTGTATGCTTTATTAGATACGCAGAGTAGCAACACTTTTGTAGATCAAGAGGTATGTGAGGAGATGGGGATGAGTTTAGAGCCAGTGAAGTTAAAGCTAACCACTATGATAGGAAGAGATTCCATTGTTCAGAGCAAAAGGGTTAGTGGGATCAGAGTTAGAGGGTTTTACTCCAAAGGCTTTATCAACTTGCCACTTGCCTATACCAGAGACTTCATCCCACTTGAACGTTCACACATTCCCACCTCTGAAACTGCCAAGAGATGGAAACATTTAATCAGAATAGCACAGGAGATGCCCGAGTTAATGGATTGCAAGGTTGGGCTGTTAATAGGCTACGACTGTTCTAGAGCACTGGCACCACGGCAAGTAATCGCGGGAGGTGACGAAGAGCCATATGCAATCAAGACAGACCTGGGCTGGAGCATTGTTGGCAGTTCACAAAAAATGGCAACATCAACAGAAGTGACAGGCCTGTGCCATCGCTCATCTGTTAAGGAGCTTCCACCTCTGACACCAGCCACCATCATCAGAGTACTTGAGTCAGATTTCAAAGACACAGCTCCTGGAGAAAAGAGCATATCACAAGATGACATACAGTTCATGCATCTGCTAAATGAGGAAATACACCAGAATGCTGACGGGCACCTAGAGATGCCACTTCCCTTTAAGGCACGCCCTCAGCTGCCAGAAAATAAGCGTCTGGCTCTGGTGCGACTTAAGCACCTGAAAGGGAAGTTTGAGAAAAACCCCAAATTTAAGGACGATTATGTAAGGTTCATGAACAATGTCTTCAAGGAAGGTGATGCTGAAAGAGCTGAAGATGATCCCAGAGAAGGAAATACGTGGTACATTCCACATCAAGGCATCTATCACCCAAGAAAACCAGAACAAATCAGGGTTGTGTTTGACTGCTCTGCAAAGTACAGTGGCACAGCTCTGAATGATCACCTCTTGACCGGACCTGACCTCATCAACAGTTTGACTGGAGTCCTCTGCAGATTTCGCCAACACCCTATTGCAATAATCTGTGATGTAGAGAAGATGTTTCACAGATTTCATGTAAACAGAGAAGACAGAAATTACTTGCGATTCCTGTGGTGGGAAAACGGTGAAACAAACACAGAGCCAAAAGAATTTCGCATGAAAGTCCATCTTTTCGGGGCAGCGTCCTCACCAGGCTGCGCAAATTATGCAATGAAGTATCTTGCGAGCCAAAATGAAAGGGAACATCCAACAGCAGCCAACTTCATCAGAAGTAGCTTCTATGTTGATGATGGGCTAGTCAGTGTAAAAACTGTGAATGCAGCCATTGAACTAGTGAGAGATGTGCGGAAGGTGTGTGCGAAGGCAAGATTACGGCTTCACAAGTTCATATCCAACAACAGAGAAGTCCTGGAGTCAATTCCAGATAGTGAACGAGCTAGTGGAGCCCAGGATGTGGACATCAGTCATCATGAACTCCCAGTTCAAACTATGTTGGGAGTAAGGTGGAGTGTAAGCAGTGACACCTTCTCCTTTAAAGTTGCCCTGGAGGAGAAACCACTATCACGACGGGGAATTCTTTCCATTATCGCCTCTGTGTTTGACCCATTAGGCTTCTTGGCTCCTTTCCTTCTAATAGGAAAGAAAATTCTACAGGAAATGTGTCTAAAGAACATTGgatgggatgagccactgcctagtGAATTGAAGCCACAATGGGAGAGTTGGGTCACTGATCTGAAGAACCTGCAGCAACTCCAAATCCCAAGATGCTTTATACCTGAAAACCTTGGAAAAGTCCAAAGAATAGAACTCCACCACTTTTCAGATGCGAGCAATCGCGGGTATGGTCAGTGCTCATATGTCCGGGTGATGAGTGAAGACAAAGTGCATTGCTCCTTAGTCATAGGCAAAGCAAGAGTTGCACCCACGAGAGTTGTAACCATACCAAGGCTGGAATTAACAGCAGCAGTGGTGTCTGCAGCAGTCAGCAGAATGCTAAAAGAGGAACTGGAGCTCAAAATTGATCAAGAGTATTTCTGGTCTGATTCACGGGTGGTTTTGGGCTACATTAACAACGAAGCccgcagatttcatgtttttgttgctAATAGAGTGCAAAGAATCAGAGAAGCAACTGATCCAGCACAGTGGCACTATGTTGACACCAATCAAAATCCAGCAGATCACGCTTCCAGAGGCCTCACAGTGGCAGAACTGATCAGTTCAAATTGGTTCACTGGACCTCATTTCCTGTGGGAAAGAGGGTTTGTCACACCAGACTCAACTCCAGACCTTCTGGTAGGTGATCCAGAGGTCAAAACGACACAAATACTACGTACAAAGGTAGTAGAGGACAGGAACTTCTTGGAGAGACTCAAAAGGTTCTCAAAATGGCATACAGCAGTAAATGTAGTTGCTAGGATTCAGCAACTAGCCAAAAGAGCCAATGCAACAAAGGGTATAAATGTGGAAGATAGGAGAAAAGCAAGTCATGTGCTTATAAAATTAGCACAAGAAGATGCTTTCAAGGAGGAAATACAAACACTGAGCCATGGTAAATTACCACAGAGCCATCCTTTGTACCAACTTGATCCAATATTGCAAGATGGCGTTCTCAGGGTAGGAGGGCGGTTAAGGAAGGCTTCCTTACCGCTTGACTTGAGGCATCCAATAATCCTACCCAAACATGGCATAATTACTCACCTGATTTTAGATCAGTGCCATGAGAAAACCCAGCATCAAGGCAGAGGACAGACACTTAATGAACTAAGAGCAAATGGTTTCTGGGTTATTGGTGGGAGCAAAGTTGTAGCTAATCACATTAAGCAATGTGTTACATGCAGGAGAGTTCGCAGGCCAACAGAAACACAAAGGATGGCTGATTTACCGGCAGCTCGTGTTGAACCCTCACCACCATTTTCCTATTGCGGGATGGATTGTTTTGGACCTTTCCATACTAAGCAAAACCGCAAGGACTTTAAGAGATACGGTCTTCTATTCTCTTGTTTGTCCTCTAGATCAATCCACATAGAAATGTTGGAAGATCTCACGACAGATGCCTTCATAAATGCTTTACGGTGTTTTATAGCTATTCGTGGAGCCATCAGACAAATCAGATCTGATCAAGGAACAAACTTTGTTGGGGCAAAAAATGAACTGACAGAGGCCTTAAGGGAAGTAGATAAGGACAGACTGTCTGCTTACCTGGCCAGGAAACAGTGCGACTTTGTCATGAATGTGCCTGACGCCAGTCATATGGGAGGTGTTTGGGAACGGCAGATAAGGACAGTCAGGGGCGTCTTAACCAAGGTCCTTTCACAGAGTGCTGGAAGATTAGATGATGCTTCTTTGAGAACATTTTTCTATGAAGCCATGTCGATTGTTAATAGCCGTCCTCTTACCACAGACAGCATCAGTGATCCCAAAGGCTTAGAGCCACTCACCCCAAACCACTTACTCACCATGAAAACCTCTGTACCACTGCCTCCACCTGGAAAATTTGTGCCAGAAGATCTGTATGCCAGAAAAAGGTGGCGCAGAGTTCAATATTTGGCAGAGCAATTCTGGAGTAGATGGAGGAATGAGTACCTCTCAAATATCACATTAAGACAACGCTGGCACTCCCCAAGACGAAATGTTAGAATAGACGACATTGTCATTGTGAAAGAAGAAGGAATCCCTCGCAGTGAATGGAAGCTTGGGAGAGTACTGGATGTTTGCAAAGATGAAGAGGGTCTGGTTCGGAAAGCCAGAATACAACTAGGAAACAGGAAACTATCGAAAGAGGGTGAAAGGCTCAATAAACCATCCACTCTTGAACGCCCTATACATAAATTAGTGGTCCTAATAGAGAGTAATTAG